One region of Peromyscus eremicus chromosome 4, PerEre_H2_v1, whole genome shotgun sequence genomic DNA includes:
- the Fkbp1a gene encoding peptidyl-prolyl cis-trans isomerase FKBP1A isoform X1 — protein MLEDGKKFDSSRDRNKPFKFMLGKQEVIRGWEEGVAQMSVGQRAKLIISPDYAYGATGHPGIIPPHATLIFDVELLKLE, from the exons ATGCTTGAAGATGGAAAGAAATTTGATTCCTCTCGGGACAGAAACAAGCCTTTTAAgtttatgctaggcaagcaggaGGTGATCCGAGGCTGGGAAGAAGGGGTAGCCCAG ATGAGTGTGGGTCAGAGAGCCAAACTGATAATCTCCCCAGACTATGCCTATGGAGCCACTGGGCACCCAGGCATCATCCCTCCACATGCCACTCTGATCTTTGATGTGGAGCTTCTAAAACTGGAATGA